One region of Mycobacterium riyadhense genomic DNA includes:
- a CDS encoding nucleoside deaminase translates to MTDFAQRTIDLARQNVADGGRPFATVIVKDGEVLAESANKVAQTNDPTAHAEILAIRQACTKLGTEHLVGSTIYVLAHPCPMCLGSLYYCSPDEVVFLTSRDAYEPHYVDDRKYFELATFYAEFAKEWRDRRLPMRYEPRPAAVDVYRFWQERNGGSRTATVIPAG, encoded by the coding sequence GTGACCGACTTCGCCCAACGGACCATCGATCTTGCGCGCCAGAACGTCGCCGATGGCGGCCGCCCGTTCGCGACGGTCATCGTCAAAGATGGCGAGGTACTCGCCGAGAGCGCCAATAAGGTTGCTCAAACCAACGACCCGACCGCTCACGCCGAAATCCTGGCCATTCGTCAGGCGTGCACCAAGCTGGGCACCGAGCATCTCGTTGGTAGCACCATCTATGTGCTGGCTCATCCCTGCCCGATGTGCCTGGGATCGCTTTATTACTGCTCCCCCGACGAAGTCGTGTTTCTCACGTCGCGCGACGCGTACGAGCCGCACTACGTCGACGACCGCAAGTATTTCGAGCTCGCCACGTTCTACGCCGAGTTCGCCAAGGAGTGGCGGGACCGACGCCTCCCGATGCGCTACGAACCCCGACCCGCCGCAGTAGACGTCTACCGGTTCTGGCAAGAGCGCAACGGCGGTAGCCGCACCGCGACCGTCATCCCGGCCGGGTAG